The Candidatus Thermoplasmatota archaeon region CGGCGTGTGCACGGCGACAGGCTTCCTCGCGCCTATCTTCCCCGCCACGTCCCGCAGGAGCATGTGCGCGTGCCTCTGATCCATCCCGCCCAGGGCTATGTCCAGGTCCAGCTCCACGATGTCGGCGGCCTGCATCGCCGGGTAGATGAGCTTGGAGGCGTCCATGTCGGCGTCCTCCTCCTTGCGGCCCATGATTGTCATCGCCCGCCGCATGCGCGACACGGTCGCGTTCTTGGATATGGACAGCACCTTCTGCCAGTACTCCCGCCTGCCCACCAGCTCGTGCGCGAAGAGGAACTCCGTCCTTGCCGGGTCAACGCCGAGCGCGATGAAGCAGTCCCGCACGTAGTCCCCGCATATCTTGATGCTCTCCAGCGTCCCGTCGAGCTTGTCATTGATGTAGGCGTGCCAGTCCGCGAGCAGGATCGTCGTGTCCAGACCCGCCTCGGAGAAGTCGATGATCTTGCGCGCCACGACGAAGCCCTGGCCGATGTGAACGATCCCCGAGGGTTCGAACCCAACGTAGGAGCGTATCTTCTCCTTCTCGTCGAGGAGCGACGCTAGCTCCTCCTCCGTGATGATCTCTTCCGCTCCCCTCGAGATGAGGTCGAACCTAGAACCAGCCATGTTATCGTGCAAGAGCAAGGTCGATTTAAGACTTTTCTTCATCTCCCTTGAGCTTCTTGGTGACGCCTTTCACGAAACCTTTCGTCTTCCTTCCCGCGTCCTTGACAACGGGCTTCGTCTTATCGTAGGCCTTCTTAGTAAGATCCACAGCGCCCTCGACGACCTCGCCAGTGACGCGTGCAGCGTCGTCCACGAACTGCTCCGATTTCGACTTGATCTGTTCCCCGCAGTCTGGACAGAAGGCGGCCTTCTCCTCGACCTCAGCTCCGCATTTCTGACAATACATTGTATCGAGACATAATCTCGCACGCTCCTAAAGAGTTTTCGCGCGCAGGTCCTGGTCTCTGACGAAAGTGTTAATTGGCGGCTCCCGTATTGAACCGCAATGAAGCGGGGCACGGTCCGCACGAAGGCCAGGACAGCAGCCAAGAAGAAGGAGAGGGAGCTCATCGCGAGGGTGAAGAGGCTCCGCGACGGGCCAGACCCCGTGATCCCGGAATGCGGGGGAGAGTGCAGGAAGTGCCCGTTCGAGAAGTGGAGGGCAAGGCTGCTCAAGCAGCTGAAGTACAAGGACAACAAGAGGAAGCTGAGCGGGCTCGCCAACCTCGGGCCGGACTTCTCGAAGGCCTACGCGGCCGCCCTGCTGCTTGCGACGCAGGACAAGGCGCCCTACCTGGCTGTTGCACACGTGGGCAACAAGGACCTGGCGTACGCGCAGCGCGGGAAGGCGAAGAAGGAGATGCTGATCGGCTTCCAGCACTATCACGACCCGGACGCGCGGCTCCTGGCGGTGGCCGACATCGCGCGCAAGAACGGGCTGTACATATTCTCGATGAAGGACAAGATGGTCTGCACCGGGACGAGCGGGAAGCCGCCGGAGGAGTACGTGACAGAGACTGTCGCCAGGATGAGGTATCCGTTCCAGAAGAGCGCGGACGGCTACGCCGCCCTGGACCCCGCCGATGACACGGTTCTGAGCGTCAAATGGATCCCCGCCAAGATCTCGCTGAAGGTCTCCCGCCACAGGTCCAGCACGAAGCGGAACATCGCGAGCGTCATACTGAACCGCATGCTCCACCCGCAGGCTGACACAGTATTCGACATACGCGTCCAACCGGGGTTCAAGCACACGAACGGGGGCAAGGACTGCCCGCTCAATAAGCTCACCAAGGTCAGCGATCACTGGAGGGCGGAATACGTTGGCGGGCGCATCTCGGACAGGGAAGCGATCGACAACCACGTGGAGGACGTGAGGGAGAAGGCGGAGGCGATGAGCAGGCGGATCTTCGCGGTCGGGATGACGTGCTTCGACGACGACTCCAAGGCTTTCATCGAATCGCTCAGGCCGAACAAGGTCGAGCGGGAGGCTCTGCAGGCGCTCCTTGACAACCTGGACGAGAACGTCATCGTGGACGAGGCCACTCCCGCCAAGGTTCTCGACATGTACTGGAAGGAAGCTGGGAAGGAGGTCCTCGAGGCGGTGCTCGGTGACGAGGACGCTGCCGAGGAGTTCTACGAGCGATCGCTGAAGTCGAAGGAGACGCCGTCGCGATTCGTGCGGGAGGCCTTTCGGTCCGCTCAGCGCGAGAGGATACTGGCGGACCTGCCGGAGTACGAGAGGCTCCCGCCAGTCGCGAGGTTCTGCGACCGCATCACTCGCATCCACAGGACGAAGGGATCGGACGCGGCCGTGATGGAGATACGAGGGACCCAGTCCAGGAAGAAGGAGTTCAAGGCTCTGGAGTACGCCTTCCTTCTCGCTCTCGGCGCGGGCAGGGGCGACGAGTGGAGGTACTCAGAGGACGAGCTGGGATTCGGGGCGCATCTCAAGTCGAAAGCGGAGGCGCTGCTGTCCGCCGAGCCCGAGGGATATGACGCTTCTTTGCGGAGTCTGTTGACCGCGAGCGGGCACTCTTTCTAGCCGATTGCCGATGAAGGCCGAAAGGTCACGAAGGTGGATTCGGCGTCTCTGTCTGCTAGAAGTGACGTGAAGGTCTCTTGATTGCGTTCCTTCAGCTTCCACTCACGATAAGGAATAATGCTGACGACTCCTCCACACGATCACCCATCTCTGGACCTGGGAAATGAGAATGAATCCAGAGATATGGAATGGTTTCGAGGGAAACGATTATATCGTCACGATCAGTGGTGATACATGTCAACAAGCTGGAGGGGAAGATGTGTCGGCGCCTCGGGATCAACAAGTGGAATTGACCGAACCCGAGACTTCCGGGACTCGGGAAACAGCGCGTTTGCTTAATCTGGGATTGAAAGCGGCGCTCTCCGTCGCCTTTGTTTCAGTCGTGTGCGCCGTGATCCTGTTCGTAGCATTCTCCGCTCCCTCTAGTACATTCCATCCGTGGAATGGTTATGCACCGACTGTCGATATGGTTACTACTCCGACCTCGGAGGGATATGAGGTCGAAATTCAGGCGCCAAGCAGAATGGAAGCACTGAGCGCCTTCAAGGTCTCTGTCCTGAAGGACGGGATCCCGTGGGGATCCCCGAGCGTAGTGTGGCAGGGAGCGTGTGGTACCGGTTGGGCAGGCGAGTATCTGAACTTCACCGACCTGACGAGCGATGGCAAGCTGACGGGTGGGGACTTCTTCACGCTTGAGAACTTGACATCTGGTTCGCAGTACGAGGTCATACTGATCTGGGCGGCGAACGACAACAAGATAACCAGCGAAGTCATCAACGTGCCGTAGTCCTCTCATCGAGCGTTGAATCTAGATGCGCAGGGGAATGTGCTATCGGATTTCCGCGTCCACGACAACGTGATAGACGTTTGGCGAATACGATTTGATTCTCCTGACAACGGCATTCTCAACTCTGCGGCCTTCTTCGTGTGCCTCTTCCTTGAGGACCCTGATCGGTCTTTCTGCCATCTCATCCTTGTGGCACGCCTCGTGATAGTGGATGATGCCCTTCTCGCCGACCACTCTCATCGCCTTTCCCAGGTACTCCTTCCCCCAGAGATAGCCCATGATGACCCTATCAGCGACCCCCTCGGGCGCAACGTCCTTGCAGTCACCGAGGAGCGGTTCGACCTCGTGCACCCGGTTCAAGCGGATGTTCTCCTCCAGATAGCTGAAGGCGGCCGTGTTGATCTCGCACGCGTAGACCTTGCGCGGCTTCGAGTGAACTGCGATCGGAAGCGAGAAGTACCCTATCCCAGCGAACATGTCCACGATCGTCTCGGCCGGCTTGCATATTCTCGCCATCCGTATCCGCTCGTGTATGTTCCCGGATGAGAACATGACCTTCATCACATCCAGCTTGAAGAGCACCCCGTTCTCCTTGTGAACCGTCGTCGTCTCGCTGCCAAGTATCAGTCTGAGATCTGGCTCCCTGAGCTCCCCGCCAATGCCGCCAACGTCCTCGAGGACGGACTTCGCTCCCAG contains the following coding sequences:
- a CDS encoding tyrosine--tRNA ligase, whose protein sequence is MAGSRFDLISRGAEEIITEEELASLLDEKEKIRSYVGFEPSGIVHIGQGFVVARKIIDFSEAGLDTTILLADWHAYINDKLDGTLESIKICGDYVRDCFIALGVDPARTEFLFAHELVGRREYWQKVLSISKNATVSRMRRAMTIMGRKEEDADMDASKLIYPAMQAADIVELDLDIALGGMDQRHAHMLLRDVAGKIGARKPVAVHTPLLAGLQGGGRMDSFEAKMSKSKPETFISIHETPEVVEQKIKKAFCPEGDVEDNPVLEICRLIILPAVEEFRVEREEKFGGDVSFRSYEELRKAFGGRELHPSDLKNATTRYLNEIMEPVRAYFERNPDNYEKIVELTS
- a CDS encoding zinc-ribbon domain-containing protein: MYCQKCGAEVEEKAAFCPDCGEQIKSKSEQFVDDAARVTGEVVEGAVDLTKKAYDKTKPVVKDAGRKTKGFVKGVTKKLKGDEEKS
- a CDS encoding class I SAM-dependent methyltransferase family protein, with protein sequence MLRVAKEAAEEARLALRDCGAVDSTMRIVERDGAVMIPLLRDDFELPGIEGEIVEMPSFPLIKEQEIPFHVIANGLDLPALAKEKLPRRWELIGDVLVLKLDSSLREYDDEIAETYARVLGAKSVLEDVGGIGGELREPDLRLILGSETTTVHKENGVLFKLDVMKVMFSSGNIHERIRMARICKPAETIVDMFAGIGYFSLPIAVHSKPRKVYACEINTAAFSYLEENIRLNRVHEVEPLLGDCKDVAPEGVADRVIMGYLWGKEYLGKAMRVVGEKGIIHYHEACHKDEMAERPIRVLKEEAHEEGRRVENAVVRRIKSYSPNVYHVVVDAEIR